In Chloroflexota bacterium, the genomic window AGAGCCGGCAATGAAATGGATATTGAATTGAGTGGCAACGCTCGCCCGGCCCATGGAATTGGTAGCACAAGCAAAGGCTTGATCAGCTACGCACATCACGATGCCGCCGAAGGTGAATCCATTGAACGTGCGGTATTCTGGCCTTGTTTTCATAGTCACCTTAGCGTAACCAGCAGCTAATTCCACCAGCTTGATGTCGAGGAAGCGGCTGATGGGTTCCTTTTCCACTTTGGCTCTCAGTTCCGCCAGTGCTTGAGCTTCATTATCAGATGCTGACATCCTAGCCCTCTCTAATCCTTATTCTTCATGACCATGACTTCTGATTCTAGCACCTTGGTCACAAAGAGACAACGGTGAGCGAGCAGAGGAGTCTAGGCCTAGGCGATATCCATGCAATAGAGGATAGTTACTCGGTGCTTAGCCGCTTCATGGCCTTTAGCCTGGCCTCTTGCCCTGTGACCTCGAATGAGGTAATCTTGAGAGCCTCTTTGGGACAAACCTCTACGCAACGGGGTTCCTCTTGGCCAACACACAAATCGCATATGAGGGCCGACTTAGTGTGGGG contains:
- a CDS encoding PaaI family thioesterase; this translates as MSASDNEAQALAELRAKVEKEPISRFLDIKLVELAAGYAKVTMKTRPEYRTFNGFTFGGIVMCVADQAFACATNSMGRASVATQFNIHFIAGS